From Aegilops tauschii subsp. strangulata cultivar AL8/78 chromosome 5, Aet v6.0, whole genome shotgun sequence:
GGTGTATTGCGCTGCCCAAGCCACCGGGCAGTTCTTCCACctccaatgcatgcaatcaataCTACCAAGCATGCCCGGCCATTTTCTCTCTTCGTTCATCGCCATCAACTTCTTTGTATCCTCCTCATTTGGAGCTCGAAGATACTCCGAGCCAAAAACCCGGATCATTGTCTTTGCAAACATCCGCACACACTTGATGGGTGTATCTTCGCCAATGGGAAGATATTCATCGGCATAGTCGGCGGGAACGCCATATTCAACTACTCTCATCACCGCCGATATTTTTTCAGATGCACTAAACCCAAGCAAACCGGCGACATTCCTCCGGCGAGTGAAAAAACGACAATTTTCCTCGCAAGCTTCAACTATGCGAATGAAAAGAGGCCTGCACATTTGATAGCGCCTACGGAAAAGATGAGGCGGATATGTCGGTACCTTGGTGAAGTACTCCTTCATGAGCATCTTGTCGCCAAGAGCTCAATTGCGCGGAATGCATAGCCGACCAATCGTGGATCTGCGATGCTTTTTCTTTGGGCCCCTTTTAAATTTGTCAACATCGTCGTCCAATATCATCTCCTCTATGTCGGGATCATCCAACGAAAACGAAAACGACAAACTCCAATCCATCTAACAAAAGTGCACGCCGGTGATTTTACTGAAATCTCGCCGGTCAAAATTGAATCAATAAATCGCCAGGCATTGAACTTACCTTCCCCGGATGCAATTCCGCTGGCCGGAATCAAGTGAGTCGCCCTTTCCTCTCCGACGTCGTCCGAAGCAAATCAGCCAAACCCCTTCTTCACCACGGCCCAAATCCACGGCCTCCCTGTCCCTCGGACGATTCCGAGGCTCACCGACAAAACCATCCGGATCCGCCCACAACAAGGCCGCGCGGCGAGCTCCGGGGCGGATCCatggcggcggcgccggccgCTCGCCTGCGGAGAAAAATGGGCACCCCGGCCTCCAAACTTGGTGGAATAGGTgcggcgcgcgggggggggggggggggggggggggggtggagctACTGCGGGGCAGCCGGGGACAGCAAGAGACGGTGATGGCGGGGGTGGGAAGGGCGCGCAAGCTGAAAATTCCTTGGCTCCAAGTCACGGAGAAATAGGGGAACCGATAAAAAGAGGGAGGGATCCCGCAGATGTGACGGAATCGGCCCAGACTTGCAGGATCCCACAAAAAAAATTACGACGCGGCCGATTTTACAGGATCTGATCGGGCCAGAAAAGACTCGCTCGTCCGCTAAATTGGCAGTTAATTTAGCGGATGGCCTCTTTTGCAGGATCTACTAGGGATATGCTCTTAGAACCAAACAACCCCTCAGCTACGCGTCCTTGCCGGCTTCGACATCGCTTCCATCTGACTTGGTGATCAGGGAGTCGGCTGTGCTGACAGGGCTTCGTTTTTATGGTCTAATGCCTGTAAGCTGTAGTGCCAGTGTATGGAGTGTCCCAGCAGCAACAATGCTCGGACTTTTTCCGTTGCATCCACAAAGAACCGGCTATCGCTCTGACCACTGAGGATATGGTTATGGGAAGAACATAATACTAGCCGCCGTGCGTCCGAATGAAATGGATGGTCATATTCTtttattttattcttttgtgCGAAATGAAATGGAACCCATATGATACCTGTTGTGATGGCTGAATGAGATGGATGCGTACTATCTCCGTATCAAAATGTAAGAGATCTTTTTAGGCTAGTTTAGTGCGGAGGTAGtatttgtttttttagaaaaacttacaatctattcattttcaatcatgatagtacaacgaacactagaaataataaaaattacatccaaatccgtagaccatctagcgacgactacaagcattgaagcgagccgaaggcgtgcCGCTGTCATCGATCCTCCCTCGCTAGAGCcaggcaaaccttgttgtagtagacagtcgggaagtcgtcgtgttGAGGCCCCAAAAAACCAAGGCACCAGAGCAACAACCGCCGCGAATGAAGAGTGTAGATCGAAAGaatccaacctgaagacacacgaACGAAGACGAACGACGAACAAATCCGAGAAAATCCACCTAAgacagatccgccggagacacacctccacataCCCACAGATGATGCTGGACGCATCACCGGAACGGAGGCTAGACGGGGAGACCTtcattccatcttcagggagtcgTTGCCGTCTCGCCTttctgagcaggacacaaaccctaacaaacctcgaaaaaagatctaaaaacggagccctcccacCGGTAAGGACCGAGATCCACTCCGtctccatggccctaaggccatcgaagacagggcggACCGGTGACGGCGCCGGCGGGAGGCAGAGAACCCTAGCTTTTTGGAGGTAGTATATGTTTAATTTAGAGATTAGCAAAAGGGTCTGTGCGTTGCAACGAGAAAAAATTTCATAATATCCAAAGGCCATGACCATATTTCGCTGCATCACCGAGATACACTATCACTCTCAATTTCATGAATCATCAACAATTTTTGAtcctgaacatttttttaaactcgtgaacatatttgaaatcatgaatatttttcaaattcgtgaacactTTTACAAATATATGAACAGTTTATAAaatcaagaacattttttgattttgtgatcattttatactatttgcaaataattttttttaaacttaagAAATTTTTTAAACAATTTTCTTGAATCGACGAACATTCCTAGAATCGATGAACATTTTTTCGGAAATTGGAGGAACAATttgaaattcacaaacattttttgattTACGAACCTTTTTTAATTGCATGATCATTTTTTAAATCAGCGAACATTTTCTGAATGAATAAATTATTTTGTAAGTCATGAACAGTTTTTAAATTTTTAGGGTATTTTTCCATTCGTGAACATTTCTTGAATTGCCGAAATTTCTTCAATTTCATAAACATTTTTTCATACATGAAATTTTttaaaaatcatgattttttattTCCCGAACATTTGTTTTCAAGTTTtcgaacatttttttgaataaGCAAACATTGTTTTACAAAATTGCAAATATTTTTGATCCACAAACATTTTATGATTTATTACAAATATATTTAAAAATCCCTTTCTAAAAATTTCGGAACTTTTTTGAAGTCCAAAATTATTTAAAGTAGAAAAAATGAAAACGGAAAtgagaaaagaaaaataaaaaagaagtttaaaaaacaggCTGCCCagacatgggccggcccaaacaGGCGTGCTGCGTTTTCTTGCAGCGCGCATAACGCAGTATAGGAGGCTACTACCGCATGGGCCGTCCCGGGCGGGGGATTCCCCTGTGTACAACGTTTTTTTTCTCAGTTACAGGTGGCATTAGTGGGTAATATTTTAAAACTTTGGGGGCAAATTCCGTGACGTACTGCCAGAAGAATTAACGCCATTTATTTTTAGGTAGATATATAGGGAAGGGGCCACTAAAAAAAGATATGGAAGGGGGGGGAGGGTGCCCGCCCCGGTTCCATTTCGTAGAAATGAAACCAGCACGTGAGGTTTAGAGTTACCTGAACTCGAAATCATATAGATATGAAATTCCAGACATTGAAACAAGCGATTTATTCAGTCGATTTCTAGGGTTCTTGCCACACACAGAGGCGCATATAAGAGGCCAGACAGGACACGGCAGCTAGGGTTTTAACCCAGTACAAATAGTTGGTGGCTTATCGGCCAGATCTGCGGCTTTTATAGCCATTACAGGTGAAAGAAAGTAAGCTAAAAGCATAAAGTAGACAGTGCCCGTTGTCGGATTTCAAACAGCAACCCAAGAGAGGATAGGAGCCGTCCGATCGGAGATCAACGTCGAACACGACATCACCCTGGTGCCAAGCTGTATGGTGAAGTGTAGACGGTTGGATAGGAGATCGACGGAGGAGGCCAAACATAACCTGACGAAACGGCACGCGACGTAACTGAAGTTTTCAACACTTGCAGGGACAAGATTCAGAGATCTTGACACAGCATCATCGCGGTTATTCGTTGACAAGGCGCACAAGGAATAGGCTACCTACCCAGCAGATCTATCGGTCTCCACTCGCGTCAATATTCACATCATGAGATCACGGTGGTGAAACGAGGCACCCCCTCCCTTGAAGATTGACAGCTTTGTCATTACAATATAACGTCATTAGATATTCAGCAACATCACATGCACAATGGCATATCTAGGATTAGGAGCACTGGCACCGCCAATGCCACGCTCGATTCATTCCTCGGCGGCATGAAAAAACCGGAAGAGATCAGGAAGGCGGCAAGCGTGTCCCTCTTCCTCGCCATCCTGCAGAATTCCGGTCTTCCGGTAGTATTCGATGCTATCCAGGAGCGTCTCCTCCAATTCCCTAGGCTTCCAGCCCAGATTCCTCAGTTTTGCAGACGAGATTGGGGTGATAGGAGAGTTATGATCCACCTCAGCCTTGCTGCAAAAATCAAAGATAGCTGTTCAAACCTTGTAAACAAGCATGGTCATTCAGGAAAAAAAAAGAGGTGACATTCGATAAGTGAAGATACCCACCAGTTTACATAATTGTAGTCAGGGTACGTCTTCTTCAGCAAGTCCAGAATGGCTTTTGTGGTAATGTAGTTTGGTGCGCTGATATATCTCCCGGATGATTCTGGTTTCTCGTATACCAGAAGCAAAGCATCGGCCACATCACGGACATCGACTATGTGCCACAGCATGTCGTTCATCGCATTAGGACCTCCTGAAGTGATATTGACAGAATTTCAGCAGCCACAACAAAATTGTCAAAATTGTTTCAAATGACTGCATAGGAAACTGTGCTACAAGAATAGAATCCTTCAAAAAAATTCCAACACTCCGATTCGGAGGGCTTGGCAGGTGGTTAATGAATTTTGCACACCCAAAGACATGGCATGCTCGTCGGATAAGTAATGCAGCTACCAACAGCAAAGTAATATAGCTACAAATAACAAGAAGAAATGGACGAGAACAGGAGATAACGAGGCAACCTTTTAGAACATAGACGAGAAGTTCGCTGCTGGTGTTGACAACAGGCTGTAGTTGTGGTCCAAAAACAATACAAGGGCATATTGTAACAACATTGAGCCCATTCTTTTCTGCATATTCCCAAGCCGTCTCTTCAGCAACAGTTTTAGCAAGACAGTACCAGAGCTGCCAACAGAAGTTGTAAAGGGTTTTAATTAGTCCTCGCATGGAGCAACAGTTGGTAGTTTGAAGAAATGAACATGTCATGAACCAGCAAAGAAAATTGACATACCAAATTTTTATTATGTAAAGAAACCATAAGATACTCTTGCTTAATACGCCACTTATATCACATTGTACGTTGCAATTtggttattatcagtgctaacttCAAACATTACTAACCTCATGTTGTGCGCACACTTTTTTGTCCGACCAGCAACTCTCATCCTTGGGTTTACCCTGAGGCCAGCTGGGGTTAAAATGAACAGAAGAAGTGGATGACACCACCACAGCTTTCTGAACCTTCATAGATGAACAAACTTCAAGAATATTTACAGTGCCCTTGACGGCAGGCACCATCACTTCTGACTGCACAGTTAAATTTAGCACAAAATTAGAAACAGTCATAAGGATTGTACAATTCCAATAACAAGTTGTAATTGTCTCAGCAGCAGTAAGTCCTAGGAGACTCTAGAAAATTACTGAGCACACTTCTTAGAAGAATCGCATAAAATACATAAGTGGAGGTATAGATGGTAAATTAATCTCTGCATCGACAGTTAAAGGAAGAACAGAAATCCAAAATTCAGTTGAACAATTCCCTAAAGCTACACCGTGAACTGGTAATGATATGGACAGATGTGCACTAGCCTCAGGATCGACGATCTTATCCGCAGGGACGGGGGAGGCGACATGGAAGACGCCCTCGCACCCCTCGACGGCGGCGGCCAGCGCGGCGCTGTCGAGCACGTCTGCCTTGAACAGCCGCAGGTTCTCCGCCGCCCCGTCCAGCTGCATAAGATGCGCGTTCTTGGAATCACCTGAACCAAACATTCGGACGTCAACCGGCGAGGTGCGAGCAGGACGGAGAGGAGAGGCGAGGACGCCGGAGAATCAGATCGGACGCGGCGCACGTACATGGGTCGCGGACGGTGGCGTGGACGGCGTAGCCCCGGGAGAGGAGTAGCTTGACGAGCCACGAGGCGATGTACCCGCCGCCGCCGGTCACGCACACGCGCCGCGGTGGTGCCATCCTCCTCGTCCTTCACCTACGGGATGGCTTGCTGCCGCGTCGTCGGCTCTTTATGTCTCTGTCGCAGCTTTGCCGACTTGGCACTTTGTCACCCACTTGCCGGCCGGTAGACTCCACGGCGCAAATCGACATCAAAAGATCATGCCGAGACCTAACAAAGACCACTCGCGACCAGGGTAGAGACGAACAACGAGCAGATTGGGTGCCGTCCGCATTGGAATCATCGCGCCGCGCGCTTTCGTCGCCGGCTGATTGGTGCCAAAATGCCTCGGGTGCTTTCTGTTTGTTACCAGCCATGCACTACGCACGTCCTCGTGCACGCGCATTGTGTTGACATGTCGTGGGAGCGACTACAATAGAATCACAGCTTGTGgtgcaaaaatagaaaaatgaatCTGGGCCGTCTGATCCTGTGTGGATGGTACAGATTCAAGTGGAGGGATCCTAGGCCACTTAATGTGCATTTTATGAAAACCCCCTTTCTAGTAGTTAGATGTAAAACAGACTTTTGCAGTAACTACCTCTACTTTTTCATGTCCAAACATTCTGTTCTTACTAGTAAGAATGCCATATCTTCTGACAAAAACAAATGCCATATCTTCACAGCGTTCATTCATGCTCCTTCCCTTTGCACCTCTATTAAGTACAATATAGTGGGTTCTACCATATAAACTAATTATGCAAGAAACTAGAACATGATGGTCACTCAAGAGTATGTCAACATTTTTCAAAGATATTCGAGTACATGACAAAAATTAAGCCACCCTCATAGGCACAGGCACTTTATGTTAAAATGGACCATTCCAGGCACAAATACTAATTTGTTTAGTACATGTCAAAGTGGAACATCCCAGACATAACAAAAGAAGACATTCATATCAAGTTATAAATACCATCACAGGATCAACAAGCCTTGCTAGTGAAAATTGCATCAGCTTTGGTACATAACGGGCAAGGCTAAGTCTGAAGGAGTATAATAATCATCGCTCAACAAGAATTGCCATTAAAAAGTGCATCAACGTTGATATCTTGATGGCACACGACAGTTGCCTCTAGATGCAATGCTTCTTGTTCATCAAGCTTCTTGTCCTGGGAGAGATCGGACGGAGCAAATATGATTCAGTTAGTGCAAGTCCGTGTATGTGTCGTACATTCATACTTAAAACTTTTTAATCATGAGCTGAACAAATGCATTAACAACATCATCTGACAGTGTTTCATGCACATACCACACGGAAGGAAAAATGGAGAAGAAATCGCATTCATCACAAATACAAAAGTATGTTTCTATGCTGGAATTCACGGACAAGCCAACTATTTTGTGGATAATCCTAACTTACCAATAATTAACAAATTATATAAACATTATTTATCTTGTATAGGAAAAACCACTCTAGTGCATTCTAGAGATTCGCCACAACCGGCAAAATTAGGCAATATAATTATTTAATTGTGCTATTAGAAATCCATCCTTTATAAAACCTTGGCACTTTCAAATAGCCTATTGTATGTACAAATAAGAAAAGAGCATATCGTACGATAAAATGATGTGTTGAACCCTCGAAGCCATTGGACATTTTAATCACTCAAAACTGGTCATGAGTTTGACAAGAACAATATTAGCAGAGACTCTTCCTAATATAACCAGTGAACCATGTACCAAGTATAATAATAGACACATCACAATGTCTATTCCTGACATTGTGAAGCATTAACAAATATGTATGTTTTTCTACACTTACCATAACATCATCACTATAGTACTTTTTACTGAAAAGAGCTCAATAGTTTTTATTTGGGTACTCCGCTAGGTCATCTTGTATGAAAAATATCTTGCAAGATTATTTGCAAACACACTAGCTTGCAAAAGAATTGATCTGGTGCCTTGACAAAATTTTAACATGGCTTACAGATCCACACAGAATGACTGCCTGAACATCCATGTATAGAGCTAAGATCAGCGGACAGGGCTGTACATTCACATGTGCAACCTGTGGAGCTGCACAGGGCCCCCATTTTTTCTACGTACAGCTTTAGGAATTAAAGACTAATGGACCAGTAGACATCAAAGTAAAAATGGACTAAGCGGCTGGCTGCTAGACTCCAAGTCAACCACGGAACCACTCCAGGCCCAACTCCCGCCTCCTGCACCTTCTCAAGAATAAAAAACATTCACTGGAGCTCCTTATGGCCTGCCTAAGACTAACTCTAAGAAAATTGTACAACTGTACTAGTGATTACCTTTATTTCAGGAATGTACTAGGGTTATACCTTAATAAAAAATGTTATAGGCTTTGTACACATGGGTCTAAATTTTGATTTCGCACTGGGCCCCGTGTTTAGGAGGTACGGCCCTGTCAGCAGATTACAGGTTTCAACAATTATCTAAAAAGCATAACTTCATAAGTAGCAACGACGACAAACAAGAAAGGGGGTTTTATGACTATCCTACTGATGCAGATTAGTGATGGCATGCATTATATtatatcttgtaataacaagaaaaCTACAACATCTTGAGAGATATAAGTGAACAAGAAAAGAGAAAGGCATGTGTCATGGAAGAAGAATTAATCCTAAATCATGAACATGCATACTTGATCTGGTTTGGCATCTAACGAATTTTTTTCCCATGACACCAGAATGATGCTCATTACCTCAAACTTGATCTGGTTTGGCATCTAAATTTCGTCTACAGCTTTATCGCAAAAAAATGGCTACAGCTCCAAATTGATCTGCAATATATATATAGGAAAAATGAGacaagatttcgtgcatccaggAAAGGGATTGGAGCTTGAGAGGTGGCTCGGCTTGCGGGAATTTCATGAGAGAACAAGCAAGGGGGTAGAAGAGGGGCCATCCGAGGGAGAACAGATGCACCACAGAAGAAAGAGAATGGCGAGGGGCAAGGGGAGTGAGGAATTTCTGCAAGGAAGTCAGCCGTGTGGTGGCTCTACACTCTGTGAAGGAGGGAGGGGGAAGAAAGCTTGAGGATTGGTGGAACTCACCACCGTTGCCATGGTTACGTCGCCGTTGCATGGGGGTTCGCAGTCGGGCGGGCGGCGTGCTGTATCAGCGGCTACTGTCTAAGGAGTAGATCCTCTAGGAGCTCGCCAATCATCGtcggcgcagtggcggagccaggatttaaactctgtgtagtcaatacaaaATTGTGTAGTCAAATACACATATTTGTAATATTTTCTAATTACTTTTTTGCATAGTTCTTGCTTGTATTACCAAAAACCTGTGTAGTCAACTGACTACACTGCCTCTAAGGTGGCTTCGCCACTGCGTCAGCGGGCGGCGGCATCGGCCTGGTGCGGCGAAGGGATAGGGTTGGAAGGGGCTTGCGCTGCCGCTGAGGGATTCGAAGAAGAAGGGTGTCAGGAGGAAAATAGTTAGGAGCGAGGGACTCGAATGGCAATTGTGCGCACAGATTCCACTCAGTACAATCTGTACCATGCATGATCCATCCGACGGCCCAGAATCGATTTTTCTATTTTTGCACCTAGACCTCTTCTTCTATTCTAGTCGTTCCCGCATGTCGTCCTATTGTTGTTCTACTAATATGGATTGAAGAGAACATCTTCTATTTTGTACATGTATTTATTCAGCTTAAAGCAGGAAAACACTTGGCTTCTACCGGCTGATCACACGCGAGCATCCGCCGGCTTGTCCGTACGACGCGTGTCCTGACCGAGCGgtcctttttttctttctttcggtTAACATGGCTGCTGCTCGTTGCTCACTTCCACTACGATGAGTTTTCGCAGCAAGGTCTCTGTACTACAACAAGATCTATGTTGCAGAAAAATTAAATTTGCAATGACACCTCTGTTACAAAAAAAAACTGAAACAAGGCCTCtgttgcaaaaaaaaagttaTTGCAAAAATTTCTGCAACATGACCCGCCCTTAAAATAGCGAATATTAGTTTATATCCCTTAATGCTCACTTTTCTTTAGAAGAAAGGCTAGATGTAAATATGAATTTGATTTGCTAGTTTGCTGAAGGACCACGATAAATTTtgaacgttcggattttaagcatgacAAACCGAACGTTTTCTATGGCAACTTTAGTTGACGCGAGTTGGCAAGTTTAGTTGGCAACTTTTGTCCTAGTTCATTTTTGTCAGAAAATTACCATGTTTGCCAATTAAACTTGTCACCTCACGTCAAAAAAATTGTCACAAAAAACGTTCAGGTTGCCTtgcttaaaatccgaacattCGGGATTTATTATTTCCGTTGTTGAATGTGTTTGTGGATGTATTCCTGGAGTTGTGCTGGCGACCGGGTAGAGGaatgaagaaagaaagaaaggaagaagaaaagctGGTCGCTAGGGTTGCGAACAGGTGGGGCCGTGGCACGCTTTCATGTTCCATTTCCCCTTTGCGGTAACCACTCCACTACAAAAGAAATGTCTTGACTATTTTTAGGTGATGCAGGTGCCTGAATTTCTTAATCGGGAAAGGTCACGCTACTATAAGGGGCATCCGGTAGGGCATAAGGGCATCTCCGACACAGACCCTTAAATCACCCGTAAATGTCTGGATCGATCTCCGACGCAGAATTGAGGTGGAGCCCGCGCATTTGGAGTGGACATATTGTTTTCTTGGCAAAACTTCCCCTTCTCCACCCTCTCCACTACCACCCCCCCTCTCTCCACATCAATTACCATCCTTTTCACCTCCGTCGCCGCATGGACCTATACGAAAAGCTGCCAAAGACGGCAGAGTTGGAGGATCCGGAGAAGGCGGTCGCCCGGAAGGTCAACTCGATGAGACGACAAGCCCTCCGCCTCAATGCGAAGGCAAATGTTGGGGCGGCCGGCAAAAAGAAGGGTGCAGGGGCTGGGCGAGGGCCTAGGACGTGGGGCGCCATCGCCATCATGTCCAAAAAAATTCTAGCCTCCCTACTTCTACGTTGCCAAGTAGCTCAGTCGGCAATCCCCGGCATCGGCCATTAGGCACGTGTCGTATTGTGTTGACGTCAAGGCGGCACGGCTCCATTTCGCAGACTCGGCGTCGGTGCAACTTGTCCAGCCACGAACGAGGGGCGTGGGTCAGCTCGCTGCCCGCTCTCTGTTCACCGGTATGTGTCGACTGGACGAGCCGGCGTACGACGATGCAGACTGAGAGATGATGGATCAACACTCCGACATGAAGGAGAAAAAGAAGGCTGAAAGGTTTAACATCTTGATGGCGGCAGCGGAGAAGAAGTTCAAACTTGAAGAGAGGAGGGTTGAGCTCTTTTCGTTTGGGAAAAACAAACCGGTATCCACTTTGCTCGAAACTAGGGCAATACATGTTCATTCCAACATGATATAAATAATCTAGTATGTTAGCTCATGATTTACTTGAAAACATTAATATGATTTCTCTCAACTCCACCACATATTCTAATACTTTAGCTCACGATTTACCTGCCCACCTTAATATTCCGCCGCAAATACACCGCCACTCTCAGTGGACGTGTTCTCTCGACTCACCATCCGACAATCGCCGATCTACAAACGTCCCTCACTCCCTGGttcgtccccccccccccccatgttgTTCCTCCCCTTGCGCGACCCTGGATTTCGAACATGTTTGTCCATTCCCTTGTCTTGTGCATGCCACCCCGCCCTATGTCCAGCATTTTTTTAGGGTGTGGGTAGATTTCAGTCGACACAAAGTCTCAGTCAAGCGACAGAACatataaaaaaaggaaaaaattaaAAGAGATTTTTACATGAATCTCCGCGTAAGATGTCACGAATATATCTTTCTTTTTTCGCGTAATATATCATTGACTGA
This genomic window contains:
- the LOC109763258 gene encoding phenylacetaldehyde reductase, whose translation is MAPPRRVCVTGGGGYIASWLVKLLLSRGYAVHATVRDPCDSKNAHLMQLDGAAENLRLFKADVLDSAALAAAVEGCEGVFHVASPVPADKIVDPESEVMVPAVKGTVNILEVCSSMKVQKAVVVSSTSSVHFNPSWPQGKPKDESCWSDKKVCAQHELWYCLAKTVAEETAWEYAEKNGLNVVTICPCIVFGPQLQPVVNTSSELLVYVLKGGPNAMNDMLWHIVDVRDVADALLLVYEKPESSGRYISAPNYITTKAILDLLKKTYPDYNYVNCKAEVDHNSPITPISSAKLRNLGWKPRELEETLLDSIEYYRKTGILQDGEEEGHACRLPDLFRFFHAAEE